The following proteins come from a genomic window of Puntigrus tetrazona isolate hp1 chromosome 15, ASM1883169v1, whole genome shotgun sequence:
- the tmem160 gene encoding transmembrane protein 160 codes for MASMSWLTCGRFSRLARRPLLLRYVWAPARALHRGSARRAADKTPPNRSRSLPEPQYYTELDRADALMLRKSHETGFLSWFRNGLLATGIGVIAFAQSEVGREAGYVFFILGGVCVSFGGASYVTSLLTQRRIMLLSRLTVLLHAGLVSVAALFWLCAVSLYIGRLELEIIHEEDEEEHGGDEGGECAECRARRERRNAEDKGQDK; via the exons ATGGCCTCCATGAGTTGGTTAACGTGCGGGCGGTTTTCTCGGCTCGCGCGGCGGCCGTTGCTGCTGCGGTACGTGTGGGCTCCCGCGCGAGCGCTTCACCGGGGGAGCGCGCGGCGCGCGGCGGACAAAACGCCGCCGAACAGATCGCGATCATTACCGGAGCCGCAGTACTACACTGAACTAGACAGAGCTGATGCGCTG atgctgagaaagtcacatgaaaCAG gATTTTTGTCCTGGTTCCGGAATGGTCTCCTGGCAACGGGAATCGGCGTTATAGCGTTTGCTCAGAGTGAAGTGGGCCGAGAGGCCGGATACG tgTTCTTCATCCTGGGCGGAGTGTGCGTGTCGTTCGGCGGAGCGTCTTACGTGACCAGTCTTCTGACCCAGAGGAGGATCATGCTCCTCTCCCGGCTGACCGTGCTGCTCCACGCGGGCCTGGTCTCCGTCGCCGCCCTCTTCTGGCTGTGCGCGGTATCGCTCTACATCGGCCGCCTGGAGTTGGAGATCATACacgaggaggatgaggaagagcaCGGGGGTGATGAAGGCGGGGAGTGCGCTGAATGCAGGGCGAGACGCGAGAGACGCAACGCCGAGGATAAAGGCCAAGACAAGTGA